Below is a window of Solea senegalensis isolate Sse05_10M unplaced genomic scaffold, IFAPA_SoseM_1 scf7180000017619, whole genome shotgun sequence DNA.
AACAAACACAGGGAGATGTAAATATTTGCAGCTgaaccacagaaacacacatctgtgtgtgtgtgtgaaccgtTGAGAGGTTTTCAAGTATAATGCATGGAAAGTTAACTTAAAGAGTGTAGATGGAGACTGGCTTTGGAAGAGTTCAGGAAGAGTACAAAACTGACTTGAGGAAGGCGTCGTCGGCCCTGCACAACTTCATAAAACAGTTTCAGTGGATCCTGACATtgggcaaagaaaaagaagcgagactttaaaaaaataatttggtaAAACAGAGCTGCAAAAGCCAAGACACTGCCTTctgtaaatacattaaaaaggaCCATCATGacagaaacatgttgttttaaatcacctttttgAGGAGTTCAGATTAAGGATCTTGTTGTTACGACCTGTATACGTCTGCACTTTATTCATACCTCTCTTTTTTGACGACCTCCTTTTAACCTTGTGAGTTTTTTATCTGAAATTGTTCTGAAACTATTTGTGCTATCTGTGCTGCTATCTTGAcgaggactccctggaagaagggATACTGTTCACACTGAACATTGAGTAATATGATTCAAAAGTTAATTTAATGTTTCCGTTCACAAAACCCGCTTCAACGCTGTGGCCGATTGCCGTTTAATTTGCTTTACCATGTAAGATTTAAACCCTGCAATAACACCACGAGATGTGTGTGTAAACGTGAGGCTGAACATAAACAGGAAACACAGTCTTCtggttggaaaaaaagaaaaggaaaaaaaaagaactctcGCTGTGGAGCCTTGAGATTTGGTATTTTACGACTGCGAGTATCgcggccaaactgaagagacgttttcttttttaatcttgcgagaataaagtcgtaatattatgggaataaagtcataatttataATCGGCTATTATCAACCACCTGCGTCACACACATAAGGAAACGCTTAATCTCTTTGCACATCGGCACCACATTATCGCTcgcatcaggactttgaaagGGCTTGTGCAAGGAAGGAGTCATCACACAGACTTCTCCTTGTgaagtgaataaaaataatctcataTAACGACTTTTCTTGTTGCaaatgtatgactttttgaaTACTACGAGTTTATTCTAATACTACCACTTAATTCTAGAAAGATTACTTCTTTTTTcatctcttcagtttggccctaatactccgttgAGCAGCAACTAGAcggacgtcacctgcaaccaggcgaCTACCGggtgacaccagctgtcaaatACACTGGTGTTCACTCACACGTGCCGTGCGTTGTCATCAAATTTCCTCTAAACATACAGACATAATCATGCTGTGTTGAAGAGGAGCTGAAACTATTGAGGTCAGCTGCTGACGTTATAAATCGGGAGGGGAAGTAGAAAGTCATTTTCCTATTGACTTCCAAGTCTCTGGTGGGTAAAAGCTACGTCGATCCTACTTCtatgcttcacttttcaaacctgaAGGCTACGTCCATGTTTGTTTATGAGCCAAACCCATGAAATCAGGTCCAGGCTAGTTAACCAGTGTTCAGTAACTCAGAACAAGTCCTTCACAGATCATTGGGACACAAACATCAGATAAATACTTCATACTTCGTATGTTCAGGACGCTCTGATAGCTTCCCGTGTACGGAGCGCTACGAGGAGCCATTTGCTGACTTTCCTCTCATTCTTTACTctaaggaaaggaaaagaaaacaacactagATCATTTTACACAAACCTGCAAAGACACAATCTgttaaataacctttttttttttttttaaacaattacaaTTGCAACAGCAGTAAAAatccacagcagcagcgcagcTGTTGGTCATGTGTTCAAACACATTCTCAGCTGGAGACACCTCGCGTCACGCACAGCATCTTAAGGCTTTTCGGAAGTGACCCTTTGTTTTCTATAACAAGGAtgcctctcttcctctcttcctctctctctatatttatatattttatgccTGTGTATGACTACAGGCTGATGTAGTCGGCTTTGGTTATTTTTGACATGATATTTTCATGTCAGTCTGTGGACTTGTGGCTTTGCCGGGGGCAGCGGGGGAGGAGGACTGGGCTTGACTGGAGGTACGGGAGGAGGGTTCGGTTTGGCTCCTTTatactgaaaagaaaaagagagatttaTGTGAAACATTTGATAAGTTTAAATGCATCAGTCCAGCCTAAAAAACGGAGGAACATCACAACTGAGGGTTGCCCCTCTTCGGTGTACctgcagaaattgaatatactactaAGAGTAGCACTTAAGCTTAAGAGTGAGACGTTTCTATGCACTTTAGACAAGAGCCTTGCTTCACAAAGGCTGTCATCTTGCAAGCACGAGAATGGAGTATGAAGGGGCAGAAGTATGTTTGAAATCCCGATGATTTCCTAGAATACGCTGCTGTCTGTTGCCTGTGCAAACATTTCCTGTAGCAATTTTTTCGACAGGTTGAAATATTAGCGGGGAGTAATGAAACAAAGAGGAGCTGTGGCACGAAAGAGCTGCAGGAAACAGGCTGTGCACCACAGACATATGTCAGGAAACACTCCTCagatttatgattaaaaaaaaataaaagaaaaatgttaaaaacgaaagtttattttattgccACAAACACTGACTGTTTGTAATAATAGTATGTCTTGTTGGATCTAAAATATTCAGTGTGAGTGCCATTTTATAATGAATGATTAAGTAAATAGACCGAAGCAGCCTTTAAGGCAAGGGCGGGGACAGCGGGTCATATACAGCCCATGAGATGATCCCACCCGGCCTGTGACaccatacatacatttttccaGTAATGAAAAAGGTCAATCTCAAGCTTGTTAAGGCTGAGAGTTTAGGTAAACAAGCAGTTTTTTCACAAGACAGAGGAGCATGTTGTGTTCTGCCTGCTCTGTGGCGCGCCAGCTAATCGCTGAGAAGCTGCAATGTCATTGAGGAGGAGGAACTGTGAAGGAGTCTTGTTGTTGCTGCCGTGGAACAGCGGGAAACAGAGTGAAATTGTTCTGTCTGTGCCTGCAGTGAAACATCCGACATTCGCCAGTATGACCCAGTTTGACATTTCTGTTCATGGAGtcactggcaagtttgatatgAGGGAGGAATTAGTGTCCTGCAGGCAACGCATGGTTCTATTAGAGGTGaggatttgtttgttatttgggCCAGATTATTGAGCCTAGTGTGATTATTATGATATATGTCCAATAATTTAGTCTGGCCCTACGAGGtgtaataaaaatttaaatgtaaatgtaagaaaaaaacacacatgaaactgCCGTGGGGTTTGGTTTCACTTCAACATGCATGAAAAGGAAGGTGACGTGGAGCGCATTAGTGAAGTCCTTTGGTTATAATCTTCAGTTCCggcaacacatgcacaaatgtgtaaaaactgcACTTCGTGATTAAATATAAccttaaaaagaaatatttccCCACATTTCCACGTCAGGGACTCTTTCTGAAGGGAAATAAAACTAATTGGGGTTAATAAACTTAAGTGGGTCATCACTTTAGATTCAATTTAGAATCCCTTACTggttttgtcttatttgtaGAAATCCTCTTCATGCGTAAATTATTCTTTTGATTTTTGCTAAGACCGTAGTCTGAcgaagacaggcaatcggacaacttgccaacgtctgactccgcctccagaggtggcgctgtatctctctgaAAGTGagtgtttcctgttgaccttcacgtcacaggaaaacaaacagtgagcgGCGACATGGATCGTGCTGCTGTACGCGTTAGTCGTGATCCAAATTAGATCGAACACGGACCTTGTGGACGCAGTGTTGTCCCAAGAAAGACACCCCGCCGCCGTATGATTTCCGTCTCCTTCTACTTtcaggtcaaagaccagggaggacgTTTTTCCCaaataatcagactatgaatagCATTATCCAGGTaggttagtccgactaagactagctcgattttagtcggactaacttgTTTCGTCCGACTCAatttggacttttaacatgtatgtaaacgcactgactgactgactgactgacccgCCTGCCTGTGTGATACATGATGGTTATTTTCTTATTGGTGATTCAGACATGATGATTATcaaagctgtgctcacagcactctctctctctctctcctccgctTGGCTTCAAGCAGTGAGTGTTCCGTGTGTTTTGAAGGTGGAGCTTTGACAAGAGAGCAAGACAGGAGGTGCTGGGATGTATTGGTTGCAGTGAAGCCTGctatttcaaacatttacagaCTCCTACTACACTTCCCCaggcaactttatttattgatggctcAGCAGATGTGAAGAGGATTTCCAcaaatcacataaaaaaagtgCTCGTGAAACAAATTACGGGACCCCGGGTTTCTATCAAGTAACATGAATCAACTCAAAGTCTAGCAGTGAGCAGCTAAAAGGCATGACTCACCTTTGGTTTAGTCAGAGGTGGTAAAGGTTTGGCAGGAGGTTGAGGTTTTGCCTgtagtgaagaagaagaagaagaagacgtcaTTGAGACTTTTTGGCTTTTCACTTTTGGAAACATGTGCATGTACTCAAGGACATGTTCAAAGTTGTAATTATGCACCAGTTGCCTTTTCTACAAAATCCAGCTGTGTTTACTTGCACTCGTTCAAAAGTGAAATTGTagatactctctctctctctctctccatatgtatatgtatatatatatatatatatatatatatatatgtatatatatatatacatatatatataaatatatatatacatatgtatacatatgtataaagTGTATCTATATGTATGAAATGTCCACTTCTTAATTCCCCTCTTTCATTGTGAAACTCTCTCATCAAGATATCACATTACCATGAAAGCAAATCTTAACGTCACATCTCGACACCACCTGGCAGTCCGCAAGTTAAGGAGGACAGACAATTAAAAGAATTATTCTTATCAGTCTATTCTATAATTTACCAGCAACGATGAACCGGCGATAATTTGCTACAACTAACGAGGATCAGATGACTGCCAGATGTGTGTGCAGCTGAAAATAGTCACCATAAATGAACCCATTTTCTCTTCCTCGGGTCATGATCTGTTTAAGCACCACACAGTTTTACATTCACATGTACAGGGTGTTCATCTGTAAATCTTACCGGTGCAGCTTGTGAGGTAGATGACATGGAAGACACGTGTGGTGGCTGTAAACAAAAGGcacatttgatatttgataagtgaaagaaaacaaacaaaaaacaacacgaATCATTCATTTTTCGTACCTGTGGCGCTGGTCGACTGGGTGACACAGAGACAATCAGAGGAGAGCAGACCTGCGTCGCCGTCGACTCCATGAAAGTAGGCTGACTGATCTGAGGCCTTTCTTTAACACTCGGTTCATTGAACATTGGGTTCAACTTGCCGGGAGCTGAATGCACTTTCCTGCCAACATGAGAGTCATTCAGCGGGGAGGGAACGCGGACGACGGGAAAACAGAGCTCAATACGAAACACAAGAGGCTGCACTCAAATACCTTTTGGATGTGTAGTTGTCCATGTTGTCCTTTTTACAGCACATCAGCCCTGCGATCACTACAGTGATCACTAGAAGGACGGCCAGAGCGGCACACACACCGGCTATTATCCAGTTCTGACCTGCAGGCACAGATGGGG
It encodes the following:
- the LOC122764727 gene encoding vegetative cell wall protein gp1-like — translated: MCCKKDNMDNYTSKRKVHSAPGKLNPMFNEPSVKERPQISQPTFMESTATQVCSPLIVSVSPSRPAPQPPHVSSMSSTSQAAPAKPQPPAKPLPPLTKPKYKGAKPNPPPVPPVKPSPPPPLPPAKPQVHRLT